The following coding sequences are from one Leptospira mayottensis 200901116 window:
- the rsmI gene encoding 16S rRNA (cytidine(1402)-2'-O)-methyltransferase translates to MSLGEESFPESFAEIPLEPGTLYVVSTPIGNLEDLTFRALRILKNTDRILCENAEHSRKLFRSYSISAPASTLYRDQSETPYSGILEELKVGKTFALVSDAGTPGVSDPGSHLIRVVREAGFKITPVPGASALTALLGISGWQANPFLFLGFLSEKKNKKRNQLTEWKKFEGLVMLFESVHRIGDTLDAVEEVFPDSEFLVGREMTKIHEEILYFSPFLSENPKKFVHKGEFVVLINTNRKKMLKGSSRSADRIQ, encoded by the coding sequence TTAGGGGAAGAATCCTTTCCCGAATCATTTGCGGAAATTCCTCTTGAGCCGGGAACTCTTTATGTAGTCTCCACTCCGATCGGAAACCTAGAAGATCTCACCTTTCGAGCGCTTAGAATCTTAAAGAATACGGATCGAATCCTCTGCGAAAATGCGGAGCACTCTAGAAAACTGTTCCGATCTTATTCTATCTCGGCACCCGCTTCTACTCTCTACAGAGATCAATCAGAAACTCCATATTCCGGTATATTAGAAGAATTGAAAGTGGGAAAAACGTTCGCACTCGTTTCAGACGCAGGAACTCCAGGGGTTTCGGATCCAGGTTCCCATTTGATTCGAGTGGTTCGAGAGGCAGGATTTAAAATCACTCCCGTTCCAGGTGCAAGCGCCCTCACGGCACTGCTCGGAATTTCCGGCTGGCAAGCTAATCCGTTTTTGTTCCTTGGATTCTTATCCGAAAAGAAAAATAAAAAAAGAAACCAACTCACCGAATGGAAAAAATTCGAAGGACTCGTCATGCTTTTTGAATCCGTTCATAGAATCGGGGATACTTTGGATGCGGTAGAAGAGGTTTTTCCAGATTCCGAATTTCTTGTTGGTAGGGAAATGACAAAAATTCACGAAGAAATCCTCTATTTCTCTCCTTTTCTCTCTGAAAACCCGAAGAAATTTGTCCATAAGGGTGAATTTGTGGTTTTAATCAATACGAATCGGAAAAAAATGCTTAAAGGCTCTTCTAGATCGGCCGATAGAATTCAGTAG
- a CDS encoding flagellar biosynthesis anti-sigma factor FlgM — protein sequence MTIDKIGGIGGSGYEPKRTTPVKKAESKETFDNVSISDTAKQKASEARLQTEIQTITRKILSTPDDSDRSVKLKEIKEKLKNGDYDNLSSDVLNTIADRISETMLGQ from the coding sequence ATGACTATCGATAAAATCGGTGGGATCGGTGGAAGCGGATACGAACCGAAAAGAACAACTCCGGTTAAAAAAGCTGAATCAAAAGAAACTTTCGATAACGTTTCTATTTCCGATACCGCAAAACAAAAAGCATCCGAAGCACGACTTCAAACGGAAATTCAAACTATAACTCGCAAAATTCTTTCCACTCCGGACGATAGTGATCGTTCCGTTAAACTCAAAGAAATTAAGGAAAAATTGAAAAACGGGGATTACGATAATCTGAGTTCCGACGTTTTGAATACAATCGCGGACAGAATCTCAGAAACCATGTTGGGTCAATAA